The DNA region ATGAACTCCCGGggtttttgttttctaaaacgATCTTCTTGATGGTATTCTTCTCAATTGTTGACTTAGGAGGGATGGCCTTCTACAGATTGTGAGCCTTTTTAATGTGTTGTTCTGTGCAACCGGCGTGCTGTAGACGGTTCCGCAGAAGCCACAGCATAAGTCCTGAGATGCTGAAAAAACACCTTGTGCTCCAAAGGCAAATGATGGCCTCCTTCAGAGGAGCAAACGGACACAAACCATCTGAAAGCTAGCTAGCTAGAAAGTGGTTTTTGGCTTCCGTGCACATTTCTGTGAACGTCCTCGGGCACCACACCGTTCCGGATGGTTTCACCAAGTCTCCGTCCCCGTTGTTCCTCGTCGGGCGGCTCAGACAGAAGGGTCATACGAAGGAATCGTCGATTCTGGATATGAACCGTGTTAAACTCCGTTTTGcgcaaacttttttgaaaatgatgttgTGATGATGTTTAAAAGATGTCAAATTTAACCGAGATTAATAATACACGGTGGGAACGCTAGCTCAACTATTCGTCGATCTATTGACGAAAATATCAAACCCGCCGTCAATAGATTAACGAATAATAAAACTATCGACTCTGTCCAACCCTAGTACTCGACTAATCTATTAAACTCTTTAAACTGCTCGACTCTGATGTGCTGTcccccgtttgatttttttcctccgATTTTCCTTTCACCTCGTTCTGACAGATCAAAACAAATCTTCAGACATTAAAAAATCGCGTGCATTCGCCGACGACAACGAGGTggctcaaaaattataaaaataattcggtattttagtgaaattacggtgattttccaacaatttcaaactattttacATCAGTTCCACAGAACACTCTCATAACCGACCACAATGGACGTGCTGAGCCGACCCGCGGACGAGTTTGTCAACGATGGCATGGTGGAGGAACTTTGGGCCATGAAAGCGGTCGAGCACGCCGAAATTCACTTCAACCTGCTGTGCAGCGTCGATCCGCGCCAGCTCCACCTCACCCCGTACGATAACGAAATTTACGAAGAGTTCCGCCGGAATTTCCCCGACCTGGACGTTTCGGTGGTGAAGGAGGCCGACCTTAAAAGTGGCGACGGAAAGGCCAAATGGCGCGCGTACGTCGAAAAGTTCAACCGGCTGGAGGACTTTAGCTACGGGACGCTGCTGCGGGCCGACGCCACCGAGGAATTCCAACCGGACAATGCCATCCTGGTGGTGAGGATTCAATTTTGGGCGATAGAAGTGGCCCGGAACCGGGAGGGCTGCAACGACGTGCTTCGGGAGAAGTTTCGCGGGCGCAGCAAAAAGGAGGAATAGAGACGGGATTAATTTGTAAAATGTTCGCGTCTTTTGCTGGTTGGCCTTCGGATATGATGACCGCCCCGGGGTCATAGCGAAACAGCGGGCAGATTAATCCTAAAAAACCGATTTGAACCGGGCAGATTTATGATGGATAAccgcgtttaaaatcataaattgcGTAGTATTTGTTTTTGTATCATTTTGCTTGCTACTAGAAGAGTTAACGTGCTCGAAAATGGGAAGGGCGCTGGCAGAAGAGGTGATAGTGTCCTCCCGGTTTTAGGCGTGCAGCTCCGAACCCTGCTTCTTTTCGATTCTCTGTTTTCTCAGCAGCAGTCGCTTCTCGCGCTCGTACTCCTTCATCCGGTAGATGTAACTGAAAAATAAGAAATATTGTTTAAGTACCAATCTGATTCTAAAGTTACCTCTTTTATTAATCTTTATCAtagtttagggaccatccataaacacatttttttttaaattcctgacCCCCTCCTCcaatcaaaaagttaaatttttatttattttttttaattaacaaattATTCTAGACAAGGcaaattttctttttgattccaaaattaaaaaaatattttcttagagCTGAtccaaaaaattcacaaatgtttcatttttaacattaaaaatcgagcTATTAGTTTCTCAGATCTTggtgttaaaaataaaacgctGGTTGAATatacttttaaaaattgcaattttccagTTACTTTTACTTTATTCGATGTATTTCTTAAACCAGAAGCCCAAGCTTCAAAGTCTCTCAATCAATTTTAGCtaaaaaaacaacttgaaaaaatactgatggacaatcaaaattaaaatactggaatttttcagtcaaaatttaaGCCACTTAGGCTATatctttgaaatgttttttttttgtatcgaaaatctgtaatagtagtttatgcaacaagttgtaaagaagatttttcagcacgagttgtacatttatccaacgaggtttaccgagttggataaatacgacgagtgctgaaaaatcaagttttgcaacgagttgcttacaacatttttgcaattccgaaaacgcttatttaatggaattttatgtcaaacattcatgtgtttagtaaattcatcgttcaaaacaaaacaatattgaaaaatgttacatttcgatactagtgctgaaaagtcaacttttcagcacccatttcagtgctgaaagtagaacttttcagcactattattgaaaggtattaattttccattctgttatttttggtagtgaAAAATAGGCCGTTTCATTTCTCcagaagggcaggaaaagttgacagtttcacagtggaattgcaaaaagtacttttcgattgcatacatatgtgattttacattaaaaactaaagtgaaaattttcgactaaaatttctatttttccaaaaaaaacacagCACGAGGGGGATGACACTCCTGCGTTGACCGAGCGATAAAGCTCCCTTTTCAAACCTTCGCAGCGCTTACTTTTGGTTTTCCGCTTTATTTTGCTTTAACTCGCGTTAACCGCGATAACTCGCTTTTTGGCTTACCTTTTTTGCGTTTACACATCagactgctcgatttttttgacagcgagaactgttAAGAGCGaatgacagttctcgttgtcatatcagtcgagcagtttgttttgatggtttttaagttgtttttttttacaatataagtTTTGATTATTTACAAGGAGGAGTGCATTGCAATCTGGTGCAGGACAGGGCCACGAAACATCCTGTGGAAGCTGCGCTCGCCCGTGAACTTCGGCGGCGGATTAGGTCACAAGTAAGGcgatctattttttgtttttaagttgttttttttacaatatatgATTTGATTCTCAACAGGGAGGAGGTGCATTACAATCTGGTGCAGGACTGGGCCACGGAACACCCGGCGTGGGTTTCGGCGGCGTGTAGTCACGGAACATCCAGCGCAAAGTCCGCTCGCCCGTGGGTTTCAGCGGCGTGTAGCCACGGAACATCCGGCGCCAATTCCGCTCGCCTGTGGATTTCGGCGCTCGCCCTTGGAGTTCGGCGGTGGTTTAGGTCACAAGTAAGGcgatctattttttgtttttaagttgttttttttacaatacatGATTTGATTATCAACAGGGAGGAGGTGCATTACAATCTGGTGCAGGACTGGGCCACGGAACACCCGGCGTAAACTCCGCTCGCCCGTGGGGTTCGGCGGCGTGTAGCCACGGAACATCCGGCGCAAAGTTCGCTCGCCCGTGGGTTTCGGCGGCGTGTAGCCACGGAACATCCGGCGCCAATTCCGCTCGCCCGTGGATTTCGGCGCTCGCCCTTGGAGTTCGGCGGTGGTTTAGGTCACAAGTAAGGcgatctattttttgtttttaagttgttttttttttacaatacatGATTTGATTATCAACAGGAAGGAGGTGCATTACAATCCGTTGCAGGACTGGGCCACGGAACACCCGGCGCAAACTCCACTCGCCCGTGGGTTTCAGCGGCGTGTAGCCACGGAACATCCGGCGCCAATTCCGCTCGCCCGTGGATTTCGGCGCTCGCCCTTGGAGTTCGGCGGTGGTTTAGGTCACAAGTAAGGcgatctattttttgtttttaagttgtttttttttacaatacatGATTTGATTATCAACAGGAAGGAGGTGCATTACAATCCGTTGCAGGACTGGGCCACGGAACACCCGGCGCAAACTCCGCTCGCCCGTGGGGTTCGGCGGCGTGTAGCCACGGAACATCCGGCGCAAAGTTTGCTCGCCCGTGGGTTTCGGCGGCGTGTAGCCACGGAACATCCGGCGCCAATTCCGCTCGCCCGTGGATTTCGGCGCTCGCCCTTGGAGTTCGGCGGTGGTTTAGGTCACAAGTAAGGcgatctattttttgtttttaagttgttttttttacaatatgtgaTTTGATTATCAACAGGGAGGAGGTGCATTACAATCCGTTGCAGGACTGGGCCACGGAACACCTGGCGCAAACTCCGCTCGCCCGTCGTTTTCGGCGGCGTGTAGCCACGGAATATCCGGCGCCAATTCCGCTCGCCCGTGGGTTTCGTCGCTCGCCCTTGGAGTTCGGCGGCGTGTAGCCACGAAACATCCGGCGCAAACTCCATGGGTTTCGGCGGCGTGTAGCCACGAAACATCTTCTTCCTGAGTCTTTTCTGATTCTATTCCAAAATGGAAGGGTTTGAAGAGGtattgcattatttagcatgactCCAGTTGTGGTTATAGAGgtcgtttttatattttaggAAACTTTTTGGCAAAAGGCGAAGGTTCAGCTAAAGTGCGCCGTGCCACTTCACCTCCAAAAGGTGCTGGTTAGAACTGGCTACCTGAATTCGGCTCTGAAGGACTTAACGGATGCACAAATCGACAAGATTGAGATGGACATAAAACGGCTTCCAGAGCTAGTGAATCTGCCACCGGGACACCCCAACGTCAAATCTATCTGCGGAAAGTACGTAGAGCACAGCAAAGACTTTGCGATCATGTCCGGTGAAAGAGCGCTGCTCTTGAACTTGGCTAAAGCCGTGCAAGATAAAGGTTGGCCCTACTTCACCAAGAGCCGTGCACGAGCAGGATCACAACGTGGTGACGATAGGGACGAGACAGCTTTGAGAACGAAACTGATTGATCACTTCACTCAGAGGTATGTACTGTATCGAGTTGTGGACAAACACCGAGGATTTTTTCAACTAACTACTCTGCCGTTCTACgtatatgttaaaaaaaagtggaacttaattttttcgatttgaaatttttcgaccgttttttttttgtttctacgcataattgccccgtgggtccctattcaCCCTGTAAGTCCCTCCGAACAAATTAATAGATTTTATGAGTTtgagagggcctcgtggcgcggtggttagcggcttcggctgccgatccctaagatgctatggggcgcgggttcgattcccgccttatcctcctggcctcaataatgtaaaagaggttttgggtgcctcaccacacataaccttcggatgcctagaaatgagcagaagcttgcaacagagcccacaaaagacccgggggtcgttaaagtggattgctttgctttttttgagtttttcgaaaaataaacgtCAAACTAAACCTAAAAATGACAAGAAGTCTGAAtcgaccaaaaatgacatgggacaattatgcgtagaacggcagtactgCAGCCTGCTTTCTTTTGTCAATATTGAACAAATCGAGATTACGCTGATTCTaccgaatctaaaaaaaataaatttctaaaaactttaaaatttcaaaattaaaatctcaaaattaaaatttcaaaatttcaaaattttaaaatttcaaaatttcaaaattaaaatttcaaaattccaaaatttcaaaatttcaaaatttcaaaatttaaaaatttcaaaatttcaaaattttaaaatttcaaaattttaaaattttagaattttaaaatttataaatatataaattttttagtttataaatttctaaatttctaaattttgaaattttaagatttcaaaatttctaaattcaaatttgaaatttcaagatttctaaaatttcttaaatttttaaaaattctaaaatttcttaattttttcaaaatttctta from Culex quinquefasciatus strain JHB chromosome 3, VPISU_Cqui_1.0_pri_paternal, whole genome shotgun sequence includes:
- the LOC6031119 gene encoding protein PBDC1, with product MDVLSRPADEFVNDGMVEELWAMKAVEHAEIHFNLLCSVDPRQLHLTPYDNEIYEEFRRNFPDLDVSVVKEADLKSGDGKAKWRAYVEKFNRLEDFSYGTLLRADATEEFQPDNAILVVRIQFWAIEVARNREGCNDVLREKFRGRSKKEE